The following coding sequences are from one Panicum hallii strain FIL2 chromosome 5, PHallii_v3.1, whole genome shotgun sequence window:
- the LOC112894495 gene encoding uncharacterized protein LOC112894495 gives MATTTAMQLLGRRLSCCCLLVAVCLAAFAVVPSASQPSLTVATPSSKNKNTQLKCTNTKTNRTTCTVSCNNRCPHKCLIQCPSCKTFCLCDFYPGVSCGDPRFTGADGNNFYFHGKKDKDFCVVSDAHLHINAHFIGKRNPAMSRDFTWIQALGIRFAHHRLYVGAVKTAKWDAAADHLTIAFDDEDVALPRFVGSRWAPPTAPALSVTRTAQVNTVVVELRGVFRIMANVVPITAEDSRIHNYGVTDDDSLAHLDLGFKFYDLTDDVHGVLGQTYRPDYVNKLDVKSNMPVMGGAPDYLSSGLFSADCAVARFGRRQEAAAASIGGPAIAMVTDDME, from the exons ATGGCGACCACGACGGCGATGCAGCTGCTGGGTCGTCGTCTAAGCTGCTGCTGCTTGTTGGTGGCCGTGTGCCTGGCGGCGTTTGCCGTCGTGCCGTCGGCTTCCCAGCCGAGCTTGACGGTGGCCACCCCGTCGAGTAAGAATAAGAACACGCAGCTCAAGTGCACCAACACCAAGACTAACAGGACCACTTGCACGGTCAGCTGCAACAACCGATGCCCTCACAAGTGCCTCATCCAGTGCCCCAGCTGCAAGACCTTCTGCC TGTGCGACTTCTACCCCGGCGTGTCCTGCGGCGACCCTCGCTTCACCGGCGCCGACGGCAACAACTTCTACTTCCACGGCAAGAAGGACAAGGACTTCTGCGTCGTCTCCGACGCCCACCTCCACATCAACGCCCACTTCATCGGCAAGCGCAACCCCGCCATGAGCCGCGACTTCacctggatccaggccctcggCATCCGCTTCGCCCACCACCGCCTCTACGTCGGCGCCGTCAAGACCGCCAAGtgggacgccgccgccgaccacctCACCATCGCCTTCGACGACGAGGACGTCGCGCTGCCCCGCTTCGTCGGCTCCAGGTGGGCGCCGCCCACCGCGCCGGCGCTCTCCGTCACCAGGACCGCGCAGGTCAACACCGTCGTCGTCGAGCTCAGGGGCGTCTTCCGCATCATGGCCAACGTCGTGCCCATCACGGCCGAGGACTCGCGGATCCACAACTACGGCGTCACCGACGACGACAGCCTGGCGCACCTGGACCTCGGCTTCAAGTTCTACGACCTCACCGACGACGTCCACGGCGTCCTCGGCCAGACCTATCGCCCTGATTACGTCAACAAGCTCGACGTCAAGTCCAACATGCCGGTCATGGGTGGCGCGCCGGACTACCTCTCCTCCGGCTTGTTCTCCGCGGACTGCGCCGTCGCACGGTTTGGCCGCCGCCAagaggccgccgccgcaagcaTCGGAGGACCGGCTATTGCGATGGTCACCGACGACATGGAATAA
- the LOC112894893 gene encoding uncharacterized protein LOC112894893, with protein sequence MARRTGMAEQLLCLAVALAALSSCSVASAAAGPPPPEPASRSGGRLPPGNKSKFVTLTMSKNFGHKRNYEVTCVDKDNPAGCYVGCPKRCPNQCIVFCSYCLSFCECDIFPGTSCGDPRFTGGDGNTFYFHGKKDENFCIVSDADLHINAHFIGNHNPDLKRDFTWVQALGVTFGAGHRLYIGARKAVEWDEDEDHIQIIFNGEPVDIDDAIKNARWVSEALPGLSVRRMKYVNTVTVELDGMFSISANAVPITEEDDRIHKYGKTGRDSLVHLDLGFQFQDLSKDVDGVLGQTYRPGYVTKLDIKAKMPIMGGAHKYLSSGLFTTDCAVSRFRRGAGVITTFAS encoded by the exons ATGGCGAGGCGCACAGGCATGGCGGAGCAGCTACTGTGCCTGGCGGTGGCGCTTGCTGCGTTGTCGTCGTGCAGCgtggcctcggcggcggcggggcctccGCCTCCCGAGCCGGCGTCGAGATCAGGTGGGCGGCTGCCCCCTGGTAACAAGTCCAAGTTCGTGACCCTGACTATGAGCAAGAACTTTGGGCACAAGCGCAACTACGAGGTGACCTGCGTGGACAAGGACAACCCGGCCGGCTGCTACGTCGGCTGCCCAAAGCGATGCCCCAACCAGTGCATCGTCTTCTGCTCCTACTGCCTAAGCTTCTGCG AGTGCGATATTTTCCCGGGCACCTCCTGCGGCGACCCTCgcttcaccggcggcgacggcaacaCCTTCTACTTCCACGGCAAGAAAGACGAGAACTTCTGCATCGTCTCCGACGCCGACCTCCACATCAACGCCCACTTCATCGGCAACCACAACCCGGACCTGAAACGCGACTTCACGTGGGTGCAGGCCCTGGGCGTCACCTtcggcgccggccaccgcctctaCATCGGCGCCCGCAAGGCCGTCGAGTGGGATGAGGATGAAGACCATATCCAGATCATCTTCAACGGGGAGCCCGTGGACATCGACGACGCCATCAAGAACGCCCGCTGGGTGTCCGAGGCCCTGCCCGGCCTCTCCGTGAGGCGCATGAAGTACGTGAACACCGTCACGGTGGAGCTCGACGGCATGTTCAGCATCTCGGCCAACGCCGTGCCCATCACGGAGGAGGACGACCGGATTCACAAGTACGGCAAGACGGGGAGGGACAGCCTGGTGCACCTGGACCTGGGCTTCCAGTTCCAGGACCTCAGCAAGGACGTGGACGGCGTGCTGGGGCAGACCTACCGCCCTGGCTACGTGACCAAGCTGGACATCAAGGCGAAGATGCCCATCATGGGCGGCGCACACAAGTACCTGTCGTCGGGTCTCTTCACGACGGACTGCGCCGTCTCCAGGTTCCGACGCGGCGCCGGCGTCATCACCACATTCGCCTCTTAA
- the LOC112894808 gene encoding uncharacterized protein LOC112894808: MIMARRGRSLAAAGCNLVLVALLVCAGVASAAGQAGGTPQPRPSGRLPPRNSKFVTLTPKAFGHKRNYQVSCSDEGGPDCYVGCPKECPNKCLVFCAYCLSFCMCDIFPGTSCGDPRFTGGDGNTFYFHGKKDQNFCIVSDADLHINAHFIGNHNPDLKRDFTWVQALGITFGAGHRLYIGARRAVEWDEDEDHVQITFDAEPVDIDAVKKARWVSKALPGLSVMRMDTVNTVMVELDGVFSISANAVPITDKDNRIHKYGRTEGDSLVHLDLGFQFHNLTKDVDGVLGQTYRPGYVSKVDIKAKMPIMGGAPKYLSKDGLFSTDCAVSRFRRTAGNGVTTFAY; this comes from the exons ATGATAATGGCGAGGCGCGGCAGGTCCCTTGCTGCTGCTGGCTGCAACCTGGTGCTGGTGGCGCTCCTGGTGTGCGCCGGCGTGGCCTCGGCAGCGGGGCAAGCAGGAGGGACGCCGCAGCCGAGGCCGTCGGGGCGGCTTCCCCCGCGCAACTCCAAGTTCGTGACCCTGACACCCAAGGCGTTCGGGCACAAGCGCAACTACCAGGTGTCCTGCTCCGACGAGGGCGGCCCGGACTGCTACGTCGGATGCCCAAAGGAATGCCCCAACAAGTGCCTCGTCTTCTGCGCATACTGCCTCAGCTTCTGCA TGTGCGACATCTTCCCCGGCACCTCCTGCGGCGACCCTCgcttcaccggcggcgacggcaacaCCTTCTACTTCCACGGCAAGAAGGACCAGAACTTCTGCATCGTCTCCGACGCCGACCTCCACATCAACGCCCACTTCATCGGCAACCACAACCCGGACCTGAAGCGCGACTTCACGTGGGTGCAGGCCCTGGGCATCACCTtcggcgccggccaccgcctctaCATTGGCGCCCGCAGGGCCGTCGAGTGGGATGAGGACGAGGACCACGTCCAGATCACCTTCGATGCGGAACCTGTCGACATCGACGCCGTCAAGAAGGCCCGCTGGGTGTCCAAGGCCCTGCCCGGCCTCTCCGTCATGCGCATGGACACCGTCAACACCGTTATGGTGGAGCTGGACGGCGTCTTCAGCATCTCGGCCAACGCCGTGCCCATCACCGACAAGGACAATCGGATCCACAAGTACGGCAGGACGGAGGGCGACAGCCTGGTGCACCTGGACCTGGGCTTCCAGTTCCACAACCTCACCAAGGACGTCGACGGCGTGCTCGGGCAGACCTACCGCCCTGGCTACGTCAGCAAGGTGGACATCAAGGCGAAGATGCCCATCATGGGCGGCGCACCAAAGTACCTCTCCAAGGATGGTCTCTTCTCCACGGACTGCGCCGTCTCTAGATTCCGCCGGACCGCCGGCAACGGCGTCACCACATTCGCCTACTAA